The following is a genomic window from Aphis gossypii isolate Hap1 chromosome X, ASM2018417v2, whole genome shotgun sequence.
TCAGCAAAACGTTGGGTACCTACGATCTAATCCATTATCCTCAAATCCAACAATGCAGCCAACGTTGTCATCATACTGTAACTGTGATTCTAGACTCACTTTATCAAATAGAACCACACAATACTTTTCCTtttcttttaaagttttgCATTctcttttaaaacttttaaaagacTTTTGTCTAATCCGGTGCTGATTGAAATTTGGGATAGCAATGTTGATAAGGTTTTACGTGccagtaatataaaaagtttcgAAAATAATTGGTAGGACTTTGTACTTTGCTTATACAGTGACAAACAAAGTAGCTTCTCTTCAAGAGTAAACCTACGGCCTTTGGGACTATTCTTCGTTTCACGAAGTTGAAGTTTGGTGAATATAGCTGCCGCGGGTGTCATACATCCAATGATTTTAGAATCCAAATATTTATCTGAGAATTTTTCAGCTGCTTTAAGACATTCCTTGAATTTTggcattttttcttttcagtCCGTAATAATTTTTGCATCATTACACCAGTGCCATAAAGAGATTTACATTTTGGTGTTAATAATTTGGAATGACGAATGCCAATTTTATTCAACATACCTGAATttaacaatgtaaaattaattatgccatgtaaatagtattttaaatgaaatagtaaaacaataaatttaagttgaataaatgaattattataaaaagttttacgCCAGCTGAGGAGAGAGCCACCGGATTGTTATTGTGGTCACTTTCAaggaataattgtttttttatatctgatatatatataagtcgGATACTATGGAGTGACACGTCCGGGAATCTCTCCCGCGGTGGATTTCACCGACGGGCAAGGTTTGGGATGGGCGTTGCAAAGGCGAGTGTCTACCTCCATCgggtaatatactataatatattatattagggtGTACGCCTTGGCAggcattatgtatatatattttatttatacttgttttataattatttaatggtgCACCGTACCATTCTGGTGTTGGTAATTGTCGGATCGGATCCACAGGACCGACGGCCCCTCTGTGAGGTTCctgatatgtatatattttataatttttttctatatgtattgtaatatcacTATATTGGTTAGTCCATTATGGGGCGACGTTAGCTCTCGTCGCATTCCTCTATATATTCtatgttatgttaataaattattctgatGGAGTTTTACGCCAGGTCGAGCTTTCTCCACAcccaataataaacattatctaTCCATTTacttaatcttatttttttattattattattatttaattcccGAACCTggttttataaagaaaatccTATGGCCTCCTTCACTAGTACGGTGTTTTACGGGTCATAGGTTGGCGATCTAATTACGTCAGTAACAATAATGTTACAAACTCTTTTAAActcataatgtatattatagtcctATCAGACACGGAAAAGAAAAAAGCTACCCTAGAAGTTAAAGACTAAACAGCTCTACAGTCTACATCATAAATGAACTGTGTGATTATATACAATCAGGCAAAGCAAAGGGACCTGGCGTTATAATACAAACTAATGAAATATGTGATGCATTAAATCAAGCAGATATTAGCTAGAAATAACAATGAAGAGATCGAATTAATTACTCAAGATCATGTTGATTCGGCAATCGAATATCAAAGAAAACAAGCTCATCAGAAGTTGCAAGCAGATAATGATGCATCCATGACAAAGCAGCTTTTGAATCATAAAGACATTCTCTAATTGTTTCTTAGCTATAATTGGCTGAGAATAAGTACgttagtcataataattaataatattcaaaacaacAATTTGGATAATCACTGTAaactgtacaataaataatcaactTTCAagatcaaattttgaaaatagaatGCATGAAAAAAGACACGTATtaccttattattaaaacactcGTTTAGCATATTAAGAAGTAATGATaccgtttaaaatttatttgtatttttccagaatctataaaagtatataagatACTCCAAACCtctgaacaaaaaaaatgatgaattacaaaataaaactgaataCTCAGAAAAATGCGCACGAAAACATTGAAACGCAAATATAAAGAAGGTAATAATAagtgtaaaaaatacaataatctgAAGTAGACAAACTGAAATGTTCTATTGAAAGGGTGAAGTCATTTTCATATGATAACATAATGagtgattataaattactaattacctTGGTTCCTTGGTACTTAACACAATTTTAgtatcaaacaatattttcttattgaaAAGAACttttttccaataaattatgtaaataataatactttaattaacttattattggaGAATGTTATTctttagttcaaaaaaaaaaagaaaagtataaaatacaagaagacttgaacataaaaacaatgaactaataatttcaattagtCAATTTCGGACAGAAAgtgaatataaacataaaatttaatgtcaatatataaacgaaggaaaaattaaaaatcaaaaactgttatatgttaataagatgatactatataaaaagttaatgtaataattatactttattattgctaataataagtatgtttttaatatttttgaacagctataaataagtatctactatatgaatattgaatatccATCTTtagatatgaaaataaatgtctttCAAAGTTGAAGGGCGATAATGAACTCTTAAAATCCAAAGTGATGACTGAAGAACGGAGATTATCAtactctcaaaaaaaaaaaaaatataataaattgttcaatgaaaaagaaagaaagagaCCAAGTAACAGTACctgaagtattaaaaaaaaaaaaaaaaaaaaatggtaggtaattacaatataatatttaatgtgtgtTTTAGTCTTACAGATTGTGGTTCCAGACCTAAAAAAACAGGCGTATACAGGATAcgttaattagaaaattaataaaaaaaaaagcagtcaacgtgtaacaaaaatattgaatttaatttagtgttGATGCAACCTTTAGTTAGTTACTCCATGTAAGgctaacaataaaatgtgaGTAATTGGGTACCTACCGCTTTgatgtacattaggtgccgtgtggatcactattatatattataggagtgttaaatttatacgaaaaacgattctgaacgaagatgatttgtcagcctagtatataatttccagtccAAAAAGACCACAGTTCTTTACGAATTTTAGAATTCGGTGATGATTGTGAGTACTATATCGACAACAACGGACGTGGCAAATGTCACCGTAAGGATGCTCTAAGTTACGAAAATGTCATAAGTCAGCGCGTAAGTGTCAAATTTACACGCGAGAGAGGGTAGCGTGAAGATAAAACcttagttttgtttttcagtTACTGAAATACTGTCCATTCTGTCCGTACAAGATAGAAAATAACAAGTTAACATGACACATTGTAATTCAACACAAACTATATTTGAGACGACTGGTGAACCGAAGCCTGACCAAAATTGGAAACATTTTTAGAGTAGAGTCGATGCGATCCATATTCCTGACGCCAATGGTGgcaatgaaaaagaaaattgatCTCTATTGAGATAACCTTAGTTACAGAAAACTCGCATTCCagcaaatataattacatgtttatttgaaatacatataattatcgaAGACTGTAATTGACGATTGTTCAAAAATTTAGGCTTTATGTCATGAGGTGCATCATAGTGTACGTGGCCACAAGGGATCTCCCCGAGGCCCCATTTATTCTAAACCCTTTTCCCAAATGCATCGGAATAGACGAGACAGCAATATCAAAGACACAAAAATGGGTGAAACCATCGGACGATCCGGTCTAGCTCCGGCTCCGAAAACAGTTCAGAAAAGAACTCACAGAAATTGGACTTCATGAGCAACTTCTGGCTACCACCCCCATACTCCATAGGCGCAGCTTGGAATACAACCATGAAAAGTTATCGCCTgccattaaaaactatatggcTAACGTGTTACGAACTCTCTATTCGTCTCAGCTTGGCTACAAGACCGCAATACACCAATTTGGTACTGGCACTACCTATTGTGTTGCATGGTCGATCCAAGAACAAAATCtcaaaaacattgtatttctatttttttttttgtcccgAAAACTCGAAAAATTAGGACAGACAATCGCAACATCAatcaattatatgaaaaaccttGAAACCCTGTTTGACTTCGCTATAACCAACTATTGCATCGAGGATTCCTGTTTTCCCAAAATCGTTTGATTTAACGTCTTGTCAAGTCAaactaaatcaaattaaactcCTTAAACAGAAACTTAACCTTCTATATAAGAGAAAATCAAGAAAGAAACAACCGCAGGAGTTATTCGAGTGAAACACCGAAGAGCCGACAACGCTGACGTCAAAAAGGTTATGGACCAAGTTGAGTTAGATATACCACTATTTCTAACTACTCGACTTGAAGACAACTTCAGTCACTGGGCACTTTTATCAcacaactaataataacacaatgatATCCAACAATATTAAGTTGTACCAGGTTGAGTAAAAAAAGTGTCGGGAAAACATATCAGACCTATCTATCATATCACACCTGAATAATATCGTCTATCTTTGACTTGATTTTTGaatctatattttactaaGATCAAATCTACCAAATCTACCTAATATCCTGTAACATCTAGTAGATTCCATGGGTATCTTCTGCGTAGATGAAGAAAAAAGCATGTGTTTGTGATTATTGGTTTTTTGCACAAAATTCCACCAACCAATACCTCAACCAGACTGTTCAGACTCGTATAatctaactatattaaatatttttaacaatacgaATGATTAACTAGAAACTGTAAATAAACAAGCAACTTGATCTACcagaatttcaataaataaattacctacacctttaaaatatatcaaacaaaacaaaatactaaacAGAGCTAAAAAAAGCACATCAAAAATGCTTATTGGAAAATACTGAAATGCAAcggaaagaaaaaataatcgaagaaaataactaaacaaattcaaaaattattaattaattaaaatatataagcaaGCAATctgtggtaaaaaaaaaaattatattcgaaGGATTCATCAACTAAAAAGATCCttgttatagtaatttaaagagaggcatttataaattcaaaaatgaatttaatctTGTGTAATAAGTTCGGTGAAACCGAATTATGGCTTATACAAAAAGTGGGATCATAAAGAGTGCACAAAATATGAGACGGCCCCCCTATATGACCAAATCTTACCGTTTACATTTCGGACAGCAcagttttctttaaaatttacaattataacaacTTATGACCTATGGTTGTATCCAaaactatgttttttaaaataatattattacctaatattttgtgaaaaaataataaaataaaataattggtattacaataaaatgttatgatataatacattagtcgaataaaaacataataataataaattatgcattcaaattaagttttattttttataattatatgatatttgtttgacaaatttataacgaaatattttattatttttatagtcttcaatataatatttattttgtcgttGCCGTTCCATACTTAAAAGCGTGTCTAATTCATTGTTCTATTTTAgatcacatatttttatgaggactacaaaaatagtaaaatttttcaaacaaaaattaatttttaatttaacaaatatagtaatatgttaaataatatgttcagttgttaacattttaaattttaaataaaattatgctaGCCGAAAAGTAAACGGTAAGTTTTGGCTGAAAAGGGACCTGTAAGTGTTGACTGAAAAGTGACAACGGCCGAAAAGGAAAGAGTACATTTTGGCCGAAAACGGTGACGCCCAAAATATGAAGACTATAAAACTTACATTCgtgatttttataacattttttatttatatttttatttaaattaaaatttattatacggtTTGTATATTAGGCATATAGTAAAAAAGTTctcaacttattttattttatgttaaatttaaattttaagactgAATGttcttttatattcattactaGGGCTCGTAAATTTGTAATCAATCTTACTAAGTCATATTTAATACTAGATGACATAAAAATCCATTTTAAGGTACCACGGTTAAGAATGTAAAGTTTCATTTTGCATATTTAGAGATTCTTTACGTATTTGGCAtacttttgcttttttttatttaattgttcattatcataatatttttgatcaaaataaaagaaccattgacaaaatatatgtgagataattatagttttttagagTTTAAGGGCGATAAACACCAACACTTCTTCAATGactgcaaattatttttatgcacaggcaaacatttaattaagtatttcaaaacaaaataacacacaggataaaatttttaaagaggTTTCAATTTTGGGAGGGCTAAGCACTTAAAGCTTATCATATTGATGTGTTTACGTtcacctatatttttatataaataataactaatatgtattgaaaaaataataattattacatttgttgtttttattatcgttattgtgATAGATAGGAAATAGTTCATATTTAATCGATTACAAATTGTCACATTTTGTATATAgtgtaaagtaaattaatgtaaaaaaaaaaataagtatagtttACAATGCATGTTTTGTAgagatgatataatattaatatagatagcGACCATAATGTATATTGAGTGAGCAATGAGCATTGAATAAAACCGCatcgttttttataatatttgtattttcgaACTTGACACACTGACAGCTTGCAAAAGTGTATTTATTAGGAAATCGATTTCTCCGTCTGTTGTTTTGATACTATTGAGAAGTCTGATGCTGGGCGTAGGTATCTTGTATTCACGATTACTTAAATATGCAGCTGTAGTAATCGCTACACCTTTTGATATacactaaaacaaaatttaaaatattataaattagtataaactgAAAAGTATTTCAATGGTTACCATAGactgtattaaatatgattggTTAGTATCTAGTAGTTTTTTAATTCCCAGTGGAgagatgaatatattgattttgaaataatgtgtgttttttctatttgtCATCACATTTTGGAATAGTGAAATTACTTTGATTTTAACTTCCAGGGAAGTTTATGATAGAAAATTAGATCTATTTGATACTTTAAGGAGAGAGGGCTAAAAGTAAggatttacacacacacattaccACAATTTCACATTATCCACTTTGTATACCTGGTCATACCTAACCATTACCTACCATGATAAATATAGCTTTCTTATTGTTAACAAAATTGGTCAATCGATTACATGTTGGAGGGAAAGGtggtgataaaaaataaatgatgagAACCTCTGAAATAATGTCTAGGATTTACGACTTACGTAATCAACAATCTTGTTCAATATTTGCTGTTGTTCTGTGAGTGATAGGGACTTATCTATTAGGTACAAATGTTTTAATGGACTTGTTGCATCAGACtctagtataaaatgtttggtCAGTTGGCTATTGCAAATACTTCTATGTAGACTTATGCTCCTTTCTCGCAATGTTACCAACATTTCTGGATGTTTTTCAATTTGGTCCAAAGCTTTGATAGCGGCCGCTGATAGTAGTGGCGGTAGCGATGCAGAAAAACAGTagcctgaaaaataaatacgtaaagTATAATTGTCTACTTTAAACgaccttaaaataaatgtaaaaataacttatcaaataatatagactAGTATGAAAGTACatacttaatgtatattttcagGCAAatcataaatagataaaaataactaaaactacAGAATCCGAAAACTATATGattgaaataactaaaattttcataatatcctcaaatattattactcaaaagttaaaaaaatattactttggtgtgttttagttttaacatttttatgttgttgggctggataaaacattttttctgacTGATTTCatgatgttatttaattttgttacctttattatttagattattcctactgtaactattattattttttgattggaATAATTGTAAGATATCCCTAGCAAATAACGATTATGTTAACAACCAATgatctaatatttttgtgtatagtacctacagaaaatatcaagttttttttaatatctaaatggTGAAATTCACagattattcaataatatgtacattagttattttagtttcatatattatgaaaattagatttatttatcacTTATTTAATCAGAATCAATTGTTTATCAAATTTACCAAGACGAcggtgataaaaataaaaaataaatataaatatttactttttgaataataaaaaaaaaaaaaaaaaaaaaaaaaaataaggctacaaaaaaattaataacaattataatgatttttaatttttttaaagggaaaattgtattgttacaCATCTTTGacgttgttaaattatattgaattttatttatatcgctAATTATAAATGggttcttaatatttatattatcaaaataaacttattataaataatagcataAACTGTATTACCAAGACCAGATAGCCTCTGATGTTCGACAACAAATGTTGAACCTACGCAAAAACCACCAACTGATGACAAGGATGTCTCTAAACTTCCAATGATTAGGTCGACTTCGTCTTtctgtaaaaaattgaaataataatagtatatttaatcattagtttaactatatataatacaggggtggccaaactttttttggtcacgatctactaaaaatatacttcacctttgaggatcaacttccatacatttttttttattattgaataactataattattaagaaacatatagAGCGCGTGgccctaaaaattaattctaactcgatcgactttgaaattgtccAAGATCGACCGGTGGATCGCGATCGACtgtttggccacccctgatataatacaattattacgtTATAAAAGCGcatagatttttttgtttttctatctaaatttaagaataaataaaattgttacttGCTATttgctaataagtaataatattatagatgcaATTgtgttgttgaaaaaaaaaatctatttccttttgaattaaaaaatcattttattatcctTACCGGTATATTAAAGTGTTCTGTAATTCCACGACCTTTATCACCAAGAACGCCGAATGATACAGTTTCGTCAATGAATATACGAATCTTATGTTTTATTCGAATGTCAATAAATTTTGGCAAGTTGCAAATATTTCcagtattcatataaattccTTCGACGATCAGGAACGCTCTTCTGTTTCTTGTTCTCTTCTGTAAATAATATCGAGCATATgaagtttatgttttaaagaaaacaataagAGTGGCCAAGTGATTAACTCTCAACTGTAAAATAGGTCACTATcatttatgtgttaaatttgaattcaatggtaggtatcattgtatacgaaaaacgattctgaacagagatgatttatcatttgggatataattttcagtggTCGGTGAAAAACGCggcttatgttttaatggcctgaatcaCAAACATTTacattcttttataattattgttaatcaaacttatggaaaatgttgtataagtTTTCAACTTAGCtacttattctaaattttttatcaattatacctacaaaataattttccaatattcatcattttgatgaaaattttgtcaatatttgaacttcaaatattaataaaaaaaaattgtgcgtatgtattcttataatttttgaatcactatacgACTAACTTATGAggtactttgtattaaatttgtattaaatatgttgaCTCGGCCAAAGAAATTTTaccgatatttatataaaaaaaaaaataaacaaaaacaaatacttcaaatgcctataaataggtttaaaataaacgaaatattttgaaaattaaattatgtaagaaaaatgccaatctaaataaatgatgaaattttcaagtatctacgacttatactttttgaataataacaaatatttaaaatcgtttgaggataaatcgttagcgttacgcaatttcgtaaaaatttaaaattcaaatgcacttaaaattttgccTGTAGTGATGCTTCGAATTTTCTCTGTAGCTACTaggaaaacttatgaaaaacttagTATTGAATCcgtgattttgtaaaaatttgaactataaatgcttataaaatgaaattatgattaataacgattttttttaactactatgagaacaactcataaggaactttgtattaaatttttaaattttttggtcatccaaaattgttttatcgacacttcaaaacatttctcagaaaaatttaaaatttcagttgtctataaatagcttaaaacttttttttttctgaaaactgttgaaaaaaaaaacttttgacctctataatgcaccaagaatattcactctgccatcggaaaccacccccgatgtttgaaattgaagcattatatgacaagttatgctgtacagtATACACCGAcacagcaaaaataaaaatcacatatCATCGTTAAATCAATACTTTCATCACTtctttcaaaatctaaaaatgttttaaaataaatcgaaaatgTGAAACGTCtaataaataacgaaaaaaaaacataatatttagaaaattatattatgtgtaggaaatacttatataatgatGTACCTAAGTTCCAAGtactaattaaattcaattgcAGGTCAAAAACGaccattaaagtttaaaatcaaagAATTTTTCTACCATAGATAGTGTTGacatatacacaaaaaattaaaaaagtatattgttgtaaaaacaatagatTCATCGCTCagcttagaatctaaaatgtttatagtttttaaaacatgtattaaaatggttacaaattagattattatttatacacagtaggtacttatacacaattttaacttagtatataattgtataacagcaatttttttttttttgtaaattgaaGTACGATTTTTatcaagatatatttttaaaattcatttttagaattatttaattaggtttcatatacaaaaattacgaAGGAACATATAATTTTCCACGATCCGTTTTGCCAAATTACTTACTGTTGAATTTTTCTCTAAGATCAACCGTTCCAAATCTTCTGGACAGTTGTGTTTGAAGTACACTAGTTCTGCCTTAGAAGCTTGTAAGCCCTTTTGTATTGCAAAATTCACTTCTTCATCcctaaaatgtttcaattttattaacaaaacaaaagcAATTGTTATAGGTTGAGTATAGTATTGGATTGCTATTTACTACTCACACATATACAATATCTTTAGACTTAACGTATGCTTGGATGGCGCTAGTAACAGTAGAGAATccatacgagtatataacgGCTTCTTCCATTTCCATGAATTTAGCAATCTTCTCCTCTAGTTCAATGTGTAtatctaaaaacaataaacaagaagtttctaattattgtttaaattcatcacattttaatacaatacatatataaattacaggaATTACAAGTTCCTGTTccttaactcaaaaactaacatcaacatttcaaattatagaAACCATTTTGtcagttaattaaaatcatcaatCATAATGTaccttttttatagttaaatttgttgaacaatattatttagcgCCATTACCTATAGAAGAAGATTCAACCAtataaactacatttttttatatacatatatataaatatgtaataattacatacaaaCGATAAGAAAACCATCAAATGATTTGCTAGACTAGTaaagaactaaaataaatttaaatttaaattaacttaaatttgcttatttttcaaccatttttaaatttatatattaataaagtacactatatacctacttcagGCCCGTAGCCAAACCAAATTTTCAGGTGGGGcaaagaaaactttttttttgggggggggttattatatataaaaacaatgtctttcttatattttaatatttttagagggGCAACAACTGGGT
Proteins encoded in this region:
- the LOC114120323 gene encoding serine palmitoyltransferase 1 isoform X1, giving the protein MYLLINSLFSQVQFNHIYVEGSILLVLLWILFKKAISSSNVKRIELSENSDVEQKIKSWTPKPIVNTISLSALPMENYVIDGKTAHYITINGQSCINFATHNYFNFISDKSIENNVIDAVNKYGIGSCGPRAFYGTFDIHIELEEKIAKFMEMEEAVIYSYGFSTVTSAIQAYVKSKDIVYVDEEVNFAIQKGLQASKAELVYFKHNCPEDLERLILEKNSTKRTRNRRAFLIVEGIYMNTGNICNLPKFIDIRIKHKIRIFIDETVSFGVLGDKGRGITEHFNIPKDEVDLIIGSLETSLSSVGGFCVGSTFVVEHQRLSGLGYCFSASLPPLLSAAAIKALDQIEKHPEMLVTLRERSISLHRSICNSQLTKHFILESDATSPLKHLYLIDKSLSLTEQQQILNKIVDYCISKGVAITTAAYLSNREYKIPTPSIRLLNSIKTTDGEIDFLINTLLQAVSVSSSKIQIL
- the LOC114120323 gene encoding serine palmitoyltransferase 1 isoform X2, producing MENYVIDGKTAHYITINGQSCINFATHNYFNFISDKSIENNVIDAVNKYGIGSCGPRAFYGTFDIHIELEEKIAKFMEMEEAVIYSYGFSTVTSAIQAYVKSKDIVYVDEEVNFAIQKGLQASKAELVYFKHNCPEDLERLILEKNSTKRTRNRRAFLIVEGIYMNTGNICNLPKFIDIRIKHKIRIFIDETVSFGVLGDKGRGITEHFNIPKDEVDLIIGSLETSLSSVGGFCVGSTFVVEHQRLSGLGYCFSASLPPLLSAAAIKALDQIEKHPEMLVTLRERSISLHRSICNSQLTKHFILESDATSPLKHLYLIDKSLSLTEQQQILNKIVDYCISKGVAITTAAYLSNREYKIPTPSIRLLNSIKTTDGEIDFLINTLLQAVSVSSSKIQIL